In one Populus nigra chromosome 12, ddPopNigr1.1, whole genome shotgun sequence genomic region, the following are encoded:
- the LOC133670036 gene encoding probable serine/threonine-protein kinase At1g54610, with protein MGCIASKENSQDGHRERLSRKGSLDRRVSHVNSLRTDDGVRSKDKRNSGDVKVMLTDKKTRGSRRYHGDQIEKRRVENQTEKNMVDSNEVDAFCQTQIEKRKMEVFQDFSIFSHPAWGKVPKCVEAEQVAAGWPSWLASAAGEAIRGWVPRRANTFEKLDRIGQGTYSNVYKARDVTHDKIVAIKKVRFDSGDPESVKFMSREILILRGLDHPNIIKLQGLITSQTSSSLYLVFEYMEHDLTGLAALPGMKFTEAQIKCYMQQLLTGLDHCHSHGVLHRDVKGSNLLIDDNGILKIADFGLASFFDPRSSAPLTSRVVTLWYRAPELLLGASRYGAAVDLWSAGCILGELYSGRPILPGRTEVEQLHKIFKLCGSPSEDYWIKTKLPRSSVIKPQRPYRRSVKETFKDFPAPAVGLMENLLSMDPAYRGTAAFALTTEFFTTKPFACDPSSLPKYPPSKEIDAKLRDEEARRQEAVARRSGPKESLAPNGHPDLPLSLQKKHNSVSQNSGKMVNSRKEQTVSGFMIDPSEQRQAVREGRGDFMEHQRKKVSHSGPLVQGNGWTRTGKNFDNHNMVSGRHNLSTISGLVATRTILPGDHQKKPGVPQPEVVNQVGRRQGSLNGLESSRKVDQNCQIKKMGDSPQAGAGKSSNKEPSLHGHGPKGNKIYVSGPLLAPSNNVEQMLKEHDRQIQEYARKRLDKTKLAKLKAQGKQPTDSLMAASRH; from the exons ATGGGTTGTATTGCTTCTAAGGAAAATAGCCAAGATGGTCATAGAGAGAGGCTATCTCGCAAAGGATCATTAGATAGGCGAGTTTCCCATGTCAATTCTCTAAGAACAGATGACGGGGTTCGATCAAAGGATAAACGTAATAGTGGAGATGTGAAGGTTATGTTAACGGATAAGAAAACAAGAGGTTCAAGGAGGTACCATGGTGATCAGATTGAGAAAAGGCGAGTTGAGAATCAAACTGAGAAGAATATGGTCGACAGTAATGAAGTTGATGCTTTTTGTCAAACTCAGATTGAGAAAAGGAAGATGGAAGTTTTCcaagatttttcaatttttagtcATCCAGCGTGGGGGAAGGTGCCAAAGTGCGTGGAAGCTGAGCAGGTGGCGGCTGGATGGCCTTCTTGGCTTGCCTCGGCAGCAGGAGAAGCTATTAGAGGATGGGTGCCACGGCGTGCCAATACTTTTGAGAAGTTAGATAGA ATTGGACAAGGAACATATAGTAATGTCTACAAGGCTCGTGATGTCACACATGATAAAATTGTTGCTATTAAAAAAGTCCGGTTTGATAGTGGTGATCCAGAGAGTGTCAAATTCATGTCCCGTGAGATTCTTATTTTGCGTGGGCTGGATCATCCCAATATAATCAAACTGCAAGGCTTGATAACTTCCCAGACATCTTCCAGTTTGTACCTTGTCTTTGAGTACATGGAACATGATCTTACAGGACTTGCTGCACTTCCTGGCATGAAGTTCACTGAAGCACAG ATCAAATGTTACATGCAGCAGCTTTTAACTGGACTTGATCACTGTCATAGTCACGGTGTTCTGCATCGTGATGTAAAGGGTTCAAATCTTCTTATTGATGACAATGGGATCTTGAAGATTGCAGATTTTGGCTTAGCAAGTTTCTTTGATCCTCGAAGTAGTGCTCCATTGACAAGCCGTGTGGTGACTCTTTGGTATAGAGCACCGGAACTTTTACTTGGAGCCTCTCGCTATGGAGCTGCTGTTGATTTATGGAGTGCGGGTTGCATACTTGGTGAGCTATACTCCGGCAGACCTATTTTGCCAGGAAGAACAGAG GTTGAGCAATTGCACAAGATTTTTAAGCTGTGTGGCTCACCCTCTGAGGATTACTGGATAAAAACAAAGTTGCCTCGTTCATCAGTAATCAAGCCTCAACGACCATATAGACGAAGTGTGAAAGAAACATTCAAAGACTTTCCTGCTCCTGCTGTTGGCCTTATGGAAAACTTGCTTTCCATGGACCCAGCTTATCGAGGAACTGCAGCTTTTGCTCTCACCACTGAG TTTTTTACAACAAAACCATTTGCTTGTGATCCATCAAGTTTGCCCAAATATCCCCCCAGCAAAGAGATCGATGCAAAACTACGGGATGAAGAAGCTCGAAg GCAAGAAGCAGTTGCAAGGAGAAGTGGACCAAAAGAATCTCTTGCACCTAATGGCCATCCTGATTTGCCCTTGTCCCTGCAG AAGAAACACAATTCTGTTTCACAAAATAGTGGCAAGATGGTCAACTCTCGTAAGGAGCAAACTGTATCTGGTTTCATGATTGATCCCTCTGAACAAAGGCAAGCTGTAAGAGAAGGGAGAGGAGATTTCATGGAGCATCAACGTAAGAAAGTTTCACATTCGGGGCCATTAGTCCAAGGGAATGGCTGGACAAGGACTGGAAAGAATTTCGATAATCATAATATGGTATCAGGCAGGCATAACCTATCAACAATATCTGGTTTAGTAGCAACTAGAACTATCTTGCCTGGAGATCACCAAAAGAAACCTGGGGTGCCACAGCCAGAAGTGGTAAACCAAGTAGGCAGGCGTCAGGGATCATTAAACGGATTGGAGTCCTCAAGAAAGGTGGACCAAAATTGTCAAATAAAGAAGATGGGAGATTCTCCTCAGGCAGGAGCTGGAAAATCCAGTAACAAAGAACCGAGTCTG CATGGCCATGGTCCCAAGGGAAACAAGATTTACGTCTCTGGTCCATTACTCGCTCCATCAAACAATGTGGAACAAATGCTCAAAGAGCATGACCGCCAGATCCAAGAATATGCCCGAAAGCGGCTCGACAAGACAAAACTTGCGAAGTTGAAAGCCCAAGGGAAGCAACCAACGGATAGTTTGATGGCTGCCTCTAGGCATTGA